The following are encoded together in the Bacillus sp. NP157 genome:
- a CDS encoding aldo/keto reductase produces MHYVKLGKTGLEISPVILGCMTYGVPERGNHAWTLDEAQSRPFIRKALDLGINTFDTANAYSDGTSEEIVGRALKDFARRDEVVIATKTFFRWHKGPNGGGLSRKAIFHSVDDSLARLGTDYIDLLQIHRFDETTLIEETLEALHDVVKSGKARYIGASSMHAWQFAKMIYTSRAHGWTEFASMQDHYNLIQREEEREMIPFCQDQGIAVIPWSPLARGRLTRDWEESSARQEKDVFGGTLYNATEDADRAVVAAVKTIAEARGVPRAQVALAWVAQRPGITAPIVGASKPHHLDDAVAALALKLSDEEMKALEQAYTPRAAAGFD; encoded by the coding sequence ATGCACTACGTGAAGCTCGGCAAGACCGGCCTCGAGATCTCCCCGGTCATCCTCGGCTGCATGACCTACGGCGTCCCCGAACGTGGCAACCATGCGTGGACGCTGGACGAAGCGCAGAGCCGCCCATTCATTCGCAAGGCGCTGGACCTGGGCATCAACACCTTCGACACGGCGAACGCGTATTCCGACGGCACGTCGGAGGAAATCGTCGGCCGCGCGCTGAAGGATTTCGCGCGGCGCGACGAGGTCGTCATCGCCACCAAGACCTTCTTCCGCTGGCACAAGGGTCCGAACGGTGGCGGCCTGTCGCGCAAGGCCATCTTCCACTCCGTCGACGATTCGCTGGCCCGCCTCGGCACCGACTACATCGACCTGCTGCAGATCCATCGTTTCGACGAGACCACTTTGATCGAGGAAACGCTGGAAGCGCTGCACGACGTGGTCAAGTCAGGCAAGGCACGCTACATCGGCGCGTCGTCAATGCACGCATGGCAGTTCGCCAAGATGATCTACACGTCGCGCGCCCACGGCTGGACGGAGTTCGCCAGCATGCAAGACCACTACAACCTCATCCAGCGCGAGGAAGAGCGCGAGATGATCCCGTTCTGCCAGGACCAGGGCATCGCCGTGATTCCGTGGAGCCCACTGGCCCGCGGCCGCCTCACGCGTGACTGGGAAGAAAGCAGCGCCCGGCAGGAGAAGGACGTCTTCGGCGGCACGCTGTACAACGCGACGGAAGACGCCGATCGTGCGGTGGTGGCCGCGGTGAAGACGATCGCCGAAGCGCGTGGCGTGCCACGCGCCCAGGTCGCCCTGGCGTGGGTCGCGCAGCGACCGGGCATCACGGCACCCATCGTCGGCGCCTCCAAGCCCCACCACCTCGACGACGCCGTGGCCGCGCTCGCACTGAAGCTCTCCGACGAGGAAATGAAGGCGCTGGAACAGGCCTACACGCCGCGAGCGGCGGCTGGCTTCGACTGA
- the fdhD gene encoding formate dehydrogenase accessory sulfurtransferase FdhD — MQPERTTPTGTATRPVTRYERGQATQDDDRLAEEVPVAIHFDGAPFAVMMASPVDLEDFARGFALTEGKVGDVRDIAGIEVNEVLEGITVDVAIAPGAALPARVDTGPPATRELPGRSGCGICGTRELEDVIRRPRPVAAGPTVAPDAIERALEALRAEQPINAFTGSVHAAAWARADGSLMVVREDVGRHNALDKLIGAMTRRGIDPREGFAVITSRASYEMVTKAAVAGITIVVAISAPTALAVHLAADCGVTLAGFARPGRFNLYSRPERIQAL; from the coding sequence ATGCAGCCTGAACGCACGACGCCGACGGGCACCGCGACACGCCCGGTCACCCGCTACGAGCGGGGCCAGGCGACACAGGACGACGATCGCCTCGCCGAAGAGGTGCCGGTCGCCATCCACTTCGATGGCGCGCCGTTCGCGGTGATGATGGCCTCGCCGGTCGACCTGGAGGATTTCGCCCGCGGCTTCGCGCTGACCGAAGGCAAGGTCGGCGATGTGCGCGACATCGCCGGGATCGAGGTCAACGAGGTGCTCGAAGGCATCACGGTGGATGTCGCCATCGCCCCCGGTGCCGCCCTGCCCGCCCGCGTCGACACCGGGCCGCCCGCCACGCGCGAGCTTCCCGGACGCAGCGGCTGTGGCATCTGCGGCACGCGCGAACTGGAAGACGTGATCCGGCGGCCGCGGCCCGTGGCCGCCGGGCCGACCGTCGCGCCGGACGCGATCGAACGCGCGCTGGAGGCCTTGCGCGCCGAGCAGCCGATCAATGCGTTCACCGGCTCGGTGCATGCGGCGGCATGGGCGCGCGCCGACGGTTCGCTCATGGTCGTACGCGAGGACGTCGGTCGGCACAACGCCCTGGACAAGCTCATCGGCGCGATGACCCGGCGCGGGATCGATCCACGCGAAGGCTTCGCGGTGATTACCAGCCGGGCGAGCTACGAGATGGTGACCAAGGCCGCCGTGGCCGGCATCACCATCGTGGTCGCCATCTCGGCACCGACCGCACTGGCCGTGCACCTTGCGGCGGATTGCGGCGTCACCCTCGCCGGCTTCGCCCGGCCCGGCCGGTTCAACCTCTACAGCCGGCCCGAACGCATCCAGGCCCTCTAG
- a CDS encoding SDR family oxidoreductase has protein sequence MNHKHPGTALVTGASSGIGAVYADRLARRGFDLVLVARSHDKLDALARHLSATTGRTVRVVTADLTVDADLARVEQVIAETPNLTLLVNNAGVGSTAPMLDADLGKMTDMITLNVTAPTRLAYTAVPGFVARGGGAVINIASIVAIAPELLNGVYGGSKAFVLALTQSMHHELADKGIKVQAVLPGATETDFWPVAGISSSQLPAEWLMSAEDMVDASLAGFDAGELVTLPAVEDKTLVDNLEQARRALFGEMSKSAPASRYGVKAVA, from the coding sequence ATGAACCACAAGCATCCCGGCACTGCCCTCGTCACCGGTGCCTCCAGCGGCATCGGCGCCGTCTACGCCGATCGCCTCGCCCGGCGTGGCTTCGACCTGGTGCTGGTCGCGCGCAGCCACGACAAACTCGATGCACTCGCCAGGCACCTGTCCGCCACGACGGGGCGCACGGTACGCGTGGTGACGGCCGACCTCACGGTCGATGCGGATCTCGCCCGGGTCGAGCAGGTGATTGCCGAGACACCGAACCTCACCCTGCTCGTCAACAACGCAGGTGTCGGTTCGACCGCGCCGATGCTCGACGCTGACCTCGGCAAGATGACCGACATGATCACGCTCAATGTCACGGCCCCCACCCGCCTCGCTTACACCGCCGTGCCGGGGTTCGTCGCGCGCGGCGGTGGCGCCGTGATCAACATCGCGTCGATCGTTGCCATCGCGCCCGAGCTGCTCAACGGTGTCTATGGCGGCAGCAAGGCCTTCGTGCTCGCGCTCACCCAGTCGATGCACCACGAGCTGGCCGACAAGGGCATCAAGGTCCAGGCCGTGCTTCCCGGGGCGACCGAGACCGACTTCTGGCCCGTCGCCGGCATCTCATCGTCGCAGCTCCCGGCCGAGTGGCTGATGAGCGCCGAAGACATGGTCGATGCATCGCTCGCCGGTTTCGACGCGGGTGAACTGGTGACGTTGCCCGCCGTCGAAGACAAAACGCTGGTCGACAACCTTGAGCAGGCGCGACGCGCGTTGTTCGGCGAAATGTCGAAGTCCGCGCCGGCATCCCGCTACGGTGTCAAAGCGGTCGCCTGA
- a CDS encoding FdhF/YdeP family oxidoreductase produces MSDEKVPGIDEYDSPAGGWGALGAVARALSGQMAIARESIALHRVNQPKGFDCPGCAWPDPKETSSFEFCENGAKAVSWEATAKRVRPEFFAKNTVADLWKLSDYALEGLGRITHPMAYDAASDTFQPVSWEDAFTRIGAALRALPDPDMAEFYTSGRASNEAAFLYQLFVREYGTNNFPDCSNMCHEATSVGLPKSLGSGKGTVLLEDFDHCDAIFCIGHNPGTNHPRMLSTLREASLRGVPIVVMNPMPERGLERFTSPQHPTEMLTGKSVRIASTYYKVKIGGDVAVLKGMMKYLVAQDVLARDAGQPAVIDHDFIAANTLGFDALVDDVVNTSWDDIERKSGLSREEVEHAASIYAKAKAVIVCYGMGITQHQHGTENVQQIANLLLMRGNIGRQGAGICPLRGHSNVQGDRTVGITEKPNDELNEGIRRTYGFEPPVAHGHDAVAALLAIRDGRSKAMVALGGNLAVAMPDTEETFAAMRKLDLAVHVATKLNRSHLLLAKESFILPCLGRTELDEQATGVQSVTVEDSMSMVHASTGTLKPASEHLRSEPWIVAGIARATLPASKVDWERLVGDYDLIRNDIESVFPIFFDFNERLAVPGGFRLRVAASERDWATPEKRAHFLLARGLDEDDAVEHDGLMLTTIRSHDQYNTTIYGLNDRYRGVTGRRDVVFMHARDLAARGLKHGDRIDILATGRNIADGRHRAVRGFTAIAYDIAEGSVAMYYPEGNALISLENHDSKSGTPTYKSVPVRIVASTQPGTKPKRKAVHAA; encoded by the coding sequence ATGAGCGACGAGAAAGTCCCCGGCATCGACGAGTACGACAGCCCGGCAGGCGGCTGGGGCGCCCTGGGCGCCGTGGCCCGCGCGCTCAGCGGCCAGATGGCGATCGCGCGCGAATCCATCGCGCTGCACCGGGTGAACCAACCCAAGGGTTTCGACTGCCCCGGCTGCGCCTGGCCGGATCCCAAGGAAACCTCGTCGTTCGAGTTCTGCGAGAACGGCGCCAAGGCGGTGTCGTGGGAAGCAACCGCGAAGCGGGTACGCCCCGAGTTCTTCGCAAAAAATACGGTCGCCGACCTGTGGAAGCTGAGCGACTATGCGCTCGAGGGCCTGGGCCGCATCACCCATCCGATGGCCTACGACGCCGCGAGCGACACGTTCCAGCCCGTGTCCTGGGAGGATGCGTTCACGCGGATCGGCGCCGCCTTGCGCGCCCTGCCCGACCCGGACATGGCCGAGTTCTACACCTCGGGGAGGGCCTCGAACGAAGCGGCCTTCCTATACCAGCTGTTCGTCCGCGAATACGGCACCAACAACTTCCCCGACTGCTCCAACATGTGCCACGAAGCCACCAGCGTGGGCCTGCCCAAGTCGCTGGGCTCGGGAAAGGGCACCGTGCTGCTGGAAGATTTCGATCATTGCGATGCGATCTTCTGCATCGGCCACAACCCTGGCACCAACCATCCGCGCATGCTCTCCACCCTGCGCGAAGCGTCGCTGCGCGGCGTGCCCATCGTGGTGATGAACCCGATGCCCGAACGCGGCCTGGAGCGCTTCACCTCGCCCCAGCACCCCACCGAAATGCTCACGGGCAAGTCGGTGCGGATCGCTTCCACCTATTACAAGGTGAAGATCGGTGGCGACGTCGCCGTGCTCAAGGGGATGATGAAGTACCTCGTGGCACAGGACGTGCTGGCGCGCGACGCCGGCCAGCCCGCAGTGATCGACCATGACTTCATCGCGGCGAACACGCTCGGCTTCGACGCGCTCGTGGACGATGTCGTGAACACATCGTGGGACGACATCGAGCGCAAAAGCGGGCTCAGCCGCGAAGAAGTCGAGCACGCGGCTTCGATCTACGCGAAGGCGAAGGCGGTCATCGTCTGCTACGGCATGGGCATCACCCAGCACCAGCACGGCACCGAGAACGTCCAGCAGATCGCCAACCTGCTGCTCATGCGCGGCAATATCGGCCGCCAGGGTGCGGGCATCTGCCCGCTGCGCGGCCATAGCAACGTCCAGGGCGATCGCACGGTAGGCATCACCGAAAAGCCCAACGACGAGCTCAACGAAGGCATCCGCCGCACCTACGGTTTCGAGCCGCCCGTGGCGCATGGACATGACGCCGTGGCCGCCCTGCTCGCCATCCGCGACGGACGTTCCAAAGCGATGGTCGCGCTCGGCGGCAACCTCGCCGTCGCGATGCCCGATACGGAGGAGACGTTCGCCGCGATGCGCAAGCTTGACCTTGCCGTGCACGTCGCGACCAAGCTCAACCGCTCGCACCTGCTGCTGGCGAAGGAGTCGTTCATCCTGCCCTGCCTCGGCCGCACCGAACTCGACGAGCAGGCCACCGGCGTGCAGTCGGTGACGGTGGAAGATTCGATGTCGATGGTGCATGCCTCCACCGGCACGCTGAAGCCGGCGTCGGAGCACCTGCGCTCCGAGCCGTGGATCGTGGCGGGCATCGCCCGCGCGACGTTGCCTGCGTCGAAGGTGGATTGGGAGCGGCTGGTCGGCGATTACGACCTGATCCGCAACGACATCGAGAGCGTGTTCCCGATTTTCTTCGACTTCAACGAGCGCCTCGCCGTGCCGGGTGGTTTTCGCCTTCGCGTGGCGGCCAGCGAGCGCGACTGGGCGACACCGGAAAAGCGGGCGCACTTCCTCCTCGCACGTGGCCTCGACGAAGACGACGCGGTCGAGCACGACGGACTGATGCTCACCACGATCCGGTCGCACGACCAGTACAACACCACCATCTATGGCCTCAATGATCGCTACCGTGGCGTCACCGGCCGTCGCGATGTCGTCTTCATGCATGCCAGAGACCTGGCGGCGCGCGGCCTGAAGCACGGCGACCGGATCGACATCCTCGCCACCGGGCGCAACATCGCCGATGGTCGCCATCGCGCCGTGCGTGGCTTCACCGCGATCGCCTACGACATCGCCGAAGGCTCGGTGGCGATGTACTACCCGGAAGGCAACGCGCTCATCTCGCTGGAAAACCACGACAGCAAGTCGGGGACGCCGACCTACAAGTCCGTGCCCGTGCGCATCGTCGCCAGCACGCAGCCGGGCACCAAACCGAAACGGAAGGCGGTCCATGCAGCCTGA
- a CDS encoding molybdopterin molybdotransferase MoeA, with protein sequence MLTYPEALSLLLEETHPLDTERVALAEARQRILATDIASPLALPTFDNAAMDGFALRNGTGDIARGTTFTVTGMQAAGDGTKDYPATHACEIATGALVPDGFDTVVAVERCQRDGDIVTLLHDERRGQNIRRAGSDVAAGGAVLKAGRRIDAAAVMLLAALGIDEVAVIRRPRVAIINTGSELHGSGTLPEAGIHDSNGPFLEASLAAWGIELVLRERVPDVGNGFLDALDRACAGGADLIVTTGAVSAGRFDFVPSALASRKARELFHKVAIRPGKPILAARFDPGPLVLALPGNPIAVAVGQRFFVAPVLRAMAGLGPETPTRVRMATGHDVRPGLQHFALGTLEIDASGYQVARAHPNQAAYKILPFAEANAWLTADGTFGDVVDAWPLDPAAAA encoded by the coding sequence ATGCTCACCTACCCCGAAGCCCTGTCCCTACTCCTGGAGGAAACCCATCCGCTCGACACCGAGCGGGTGGCCCTCGCCGAGGCACGCCAGCGCATCCTCGCCACCGATATCGCCAGCCCGCTTGCCCTGCCGACCTTCGACAACGCCGCGATGGACGGCTTCGCCCTCCGCAACGGCACGGGCGACATCGCCAGGGGAACCACGTTCACCGTCACCGGCATGCAAGCCGCAGGCGACGGCACGAAGGACTATCCCGCAACGCACGCCTGCGAAATCGCCACCGGCGCCCTGGTGCCGGATGGCTTCGACACCGTCGTCGCGGTCGAACGCTGCCAGCGCGATGGCGACATCGTCACGCTGCTCCACGACGAACGGCGCGGACAGAACATCCGTCGCGCCGGCAGCGACGTTGCAGCGGGCGGCGCGGTACTGAAGGCCGGGCGGCGCATCGACGCCGCGGCGGTCATGTTGCTCGCCGCGCTCGGCATCGACGAGGTCGCCGTCATCCGCCGGCCACGCGTCGCCATCATCAACACCGGTAGCGAATTGCATGGCAGCGGCACGCTCCCCGAAGCGGGCATCCATGACTCCAATGGGCCCTTCCTCGAGGCAAGCCTCGCCGCGTGGGGCATCGAACTCGTGCTGCGCGAACGCGTCCCCGATGTCGGCAACGGCTTCCTCGACGCGCTGGACCGCGCGTGCGCGGGCGGCGCGGACCTCATCGTCACCACCGGCGCCGTCTCCGCGGGGCGCTTCGATTTCGTCCCCAGCGCTCTCGCGTCGCGCAAGGCGCGCGAACTCTTCCACAAGGTCGCCATACGTCCCGGCAAGCCGATCCTCGCTGCACGCTTCGACCCGGGCCCCCTCGTCCTCGCTCTTCCCGGCAATCCCATCGCCGTCGCCGTCGGCCAGCGCTTTTTCGTCGCGCCGGTGCTGCGTGCGATGGCCGGCCTCGGGCCGGAAACGCCCACCCGCGTGCGGATGGCAACAGGCCACGACGTTCGGCCGGGGCTCCAGCATTTCGCGCTCGGCACGCTCGAGATCGATGCATCGGGTTACCAGGTCGCGCGTGCGCATCCGAACCAGGCGGCCTACAAGATCCTTCCCTTCGCCGAAGCCAACGCATGGCTGACGGCGGACGGCACCTTCGGCGATGTCGTCGATGCGTGGCCGCTCGATCCGGCCGCGGCCGCATGA
- a CDS encoding MarR family winged helix-turn-helix transcriptional regulator — translation MATRNDLCNCAAARRAARALTRSYERHLAPAGLTSSQFSILVVIEDLPGLGMRELADELVMDRTSLVRALQPLQRDGLVAVAVSPHDARQKVYVLTPAGHAKAAEASPLWQEAQREFTRRFGGEAAATEAREAFEKMSRFE, via the coding sequence ATGGCTACCCGAAACGACCTCTGTAACTGCGCCGCGGCCCGACGGGCCGCGCGCGCACTGACGCGGTCCTACGAACGCCACCTGGCCCCGGCCGGGCTGACCAGCTCTCAATTCTCGATCCTCGTCGTCATCGAGGACCTGCCCGGGCTGGGCATGCGCGAACTCGCCGACGAGCTGGTGATGGATCGCACGAGCCTTGTGCGCGCGCTGCAGCCGTTGCAGCGCGATGGCCTCGTCGCGGTGGCGGTGTCGCCGCACGATGCCCGGCAGAAGGTCTACGTACTCACCCCCGCCGGCCACGCGAAAGCCGCCGAGGCCAGCCCGCTCTGGCAAGAGGCACAGCGCGAATTCACCCGCCGCTTCGGCGGGGAGGCCGCCGCCACCGAGGCACGCGAGGCCTTCGAGAAAATGAGCCGTTTCGAGTAA
- the fusA gene encoding elongation factor G: MSTRETTIPVGRWRNLGIIAHVDAGKTTLTERLLYKTGTIHRTGEVHDGATTTDHMELERERGITIGAAAVRASWTPEGGLPHRLTLIDTPGHIDFAIEVERSLRVLDGAVVVFSGVAGVQPQSETVWRQARWHGVPLMAFVNKMDRPGADFDATLVQMREKLGANPWVVALPVVEDEHIVGLVDLVAERTWRFDDSGTPAITPWTADEQAQYANARAELVAAVADKDEALAELWLAEQPVDAAALTAALRRGTLAGLGQPVLPGSAFRNVGIEPLLDAFVAYLPSPLDRPSVVAHTEHGDVQVAPDADAPLAALVFKVVNQSHGPLAFLRVYSGRLHVGDAVWRSGTDRTQRVGRLAVVRADDTEAVESAEAGDIVAIAGWKDVATGETLAAPHHELRLEAIQAQPAVLSWRLSPERSADLLKLGNGLARLAQEDPSFRVSTDPETGETLVWGMGELHLDVMVERLRREWGVQVRTGSPRVAYQETPAKPSGPIEGKVAKQTGGSGQYARVVLSVSPVEGDANRYADRTTGGVIPKQFQAAVQKGAEQALLEGPRGYPVVGTEVLVLDGQAHAVDSNEAAFHRAAQMAVRAALEATGTVLLEPVMRVSVTAPGSAVGDLLGDLQRRGGQIVNLTDAQERTEIEADVPLAQLDGYSTALRSLSQGRASATVAFQAYRPASVQEARKTA, encoded by the coding sequence ATGAGTACCCGCGAAACCACCATCCCCGTCGGCCGTTGGCGCAACCTCGGCATCATCGCGCACGTCGACGCTGGCAAGACCACGCTGACCGAGCGCCTGCTGTACAAGACCGGCACGATCCATCGCACCGGTGAGGTGCACGACGGTGCGACGACGACCGACCACATGGAACTGGAGCGCGAGCGTGGCATCACGATCGGCGCCGCCGCCGTGCGCGCGAGCTGGACGCCCGAAGGTGGCCTGCCGCATCGGCTGACCCTGATCGATACGCCCGGACACATCGACTTTGCGATCGAAGTAGAGCGCTCGCTGCGCGTGCTCGATGGTGCGGTCGTGGTGTTCTCCGGCGTCGCCGGCGTGCAGCCGCAATCGGAAACCGTCTGGCGCCAGGCGCGCTGGCATGGCGTGCCGCTGATGGCCTTCGTCAACAAGATGGATCGTCCCGGCGCGGACTTCGACGCGACGCTCGTGCAGATGCGCGAGAAGCTCGGCGCGAACCCGTGGGTCGTGGCGTTGCCCGTCGTGGAAGACGAACACATCGTGGGCCTGGTCGACCTCGTGGCCGAGCGCACCTGGCGCTTCGACGACAGCGGGACGCCGGCGATCACGCCGTGGACGGCCGACGAGCAGGCGCAATACGCGAATGCCCGTGCCGAACTGGTCGCCGCCGTCGCCGACAAGGATGAGGCGCTGGCCGAACTGTGGCTGGCGGAACAGCCCGTGGACGCCGCCGCGCTCACCGCGGCGCTGCGCCGTGGCACGCTGGCCGGCCTTGGCCAGCCGGTGTTGCCGGGCTCGGCGTTCCGCAACGTCGGCATCGAGCCGCTGCTCGACGCGTTCGTGGCGTACCTGCCGTCGCCGCTCGATCGTCCGTCCGTCGTCGCGCACACCGAGCACGGCGACGTGCAGGTGGCGCCGGATGCGGATGCGCCGCTGGCCGCGCTCGTCTTCAAGGTGGTGAACCAGTCGCATGGTCCGCTCGCGTTCCTGCGCGTCTACTCGGGCCGCCTGCACGTGGGCGACGCGGTGTGGCGTAGCGGCACCGATCGCACCCAGCGCGTCGGCCGCCTCGCGGTCGTGCGTGCCGACGATACGGAAGCCGTCGAATCGGCGGAGGCGGGCGACATCGTCGCAATCGCGGGCTGGAAGGACGTCGCCACCGGCGAAACGCTGGCCGCGCCCCACCATGAGTTGCGCCTGGAAGCCATCCAGGCCCAGCCCGCGGTGTTGTCGTGGCGGCTTTCGCCCGAGCGTTCGGCCGACCTGCTCAAGCTCGGCAACGGGCTGGCGCGCCTGGCGCAGGAGGATCCGTCCTTCCGCGTCAGCACCGACCCGGAAACCGGCGAGACACTGGTCTGGGGCATGGGCGAGCTGCACCTGGACGTGATGGTGGAGCGGCTGCGTCGCGAGTGGGGCGTGCAGGTACGCACCGGTTCGCCGCGCGTGGCCTACCAGGAAACGCCGGCGAAGCCGTCGGGCCCGATCGAAGGCAAGGTGGCCAAGCAGACCGGTGGTAGCGGCCAGTACGCACGCGTGGTGTTGTCGGTGTCGCCGGTCGAGGGCGATGCGAATCGCTACGCGGACCGCACGACCGGTGGCGTGATCCCGAAGCAGTTCCAGGCTGCGGTGCAGAAGGGTGCCGAGCAGGCCTTGCTGGAAGGCCCGCGCGGCTACCCGGTGGTGGGTACGGAAGTGCTCGTGCTCGACGGCCAGGCGCACGCCGTGGATTCCAACGAAGCCGCGTTCCATCGTGCCGCGCAGATGGCGGTACGGGCGGCGCTGGAAGCAACGGGTACCGTGTTGCTCGAGCCGGTGATGCGGGTCTCGGTCACCGCGCCGGGTTCGGCGGTGGGCGACCTGCTGGGCGACCTGCAGCGCCGTGGCGGCCAGATCGTGAACCTGACGGATGCGCAGGAACGCACCGAGATCGAAGCCGACGTGCCGCTCGCCCAGCTCGACGGGTACAGCACGGCACTGCGCAGCCTCAGCCAGGGCCGCGCGTCTGCCACGGTCGCGTTCCAGGCCTACCGCCCCGCCAGCGTCCAGGAAGCCCGCAAAACCGCGTAA
- a CDS encoding carbohydrate porin has product MTLRCTCLIGLLAAFATSAVFAQTTPDAQEPRQTTPAKPKDDGGPVDKLRDDGISLRFVWANDWAASVRGGERLGATNGGGAVGGADLDMGKLAGIEGGKIHITFSRYYGHSVAADDIGVLQKIQGYWYPKRQWELAQLTWEQQFNDSHINVLAGRLNATWQFARSTYGCRFVSAPDCPYQLTNTSGGFSGFPYVNWGARVKYQPDARYVSIGAFEINPERRNNNGLNFGLNDSTGVMIPVEVGYETSFATDPYPKHLKIGGWYNSAPFTDPELNTKGLHRGLSGGTARSYDGGRYGLYVLADKVVWKPDPNSNTRNLAVFASATGPMDNAENYTLQATSGFLWTGLSRARPTDSLGLQATWFRFSRKAVGYEDDLITKNKGDGHFKRDELMTELNYSYKLFPVVSLVPNLQYIVHPDVLGNTVGVRRVPANAIVIGLRVMVNMGGPGSQ; this is encoded by the coding sequence ATGACGCTACGCTGCACCTGTCTTATCGGCCTCCTTGCCGCCTTCGCCACGAGCGCAGTCTTTGCGCAGACCACGCCCGATGCACAGGAGCCGCGCCAGACCACGCCGGCGAAGCCGAAGGACGATGGTGGCCCGGTGGACAAGTTGCGCGATGACGGCATTTCGCTGCGCTTCGTGTGGGCCAATGACTGGGCGGCCAGCGTGCGCGGCGGCGAGCGCCTCGGCGCGACCAACGGCGGCGGTGCCGTCGGTGGCGCCGACCTGGACATGGGCAAGCTCGCCGGCATCGAAGGCGGCAAGATCCACATCACCTTCTCGCGCTATTACGGCCACAGCGTCGCGGCCGACGACATCGGCGTGCTGCAGAAGATCCAGGGCTACTGGTATCCGAAGCGGCAGTGGGAACTGGCCCAGCTCACCTGGGAGCAGCAGTTCAACGACAGCCACATCAACGTGCTGGCCGGACGGCTCAACGCCACGTGGCAGTTCGCCCGCTCGACCTACGGTTGCCGCTTCGTCAGCGCACCGGACTGTCCTTACCAGCTCACCAACACCTCCGGTGGTTTCAGCGGCTTCCCGTACGTGAACTGGGGCGCGCGCGTGAAATACCAGCCGGATGCGCGCTACGTGTCGATCGGCGCCTTCGAGATCAACCCGGAGCGTCGCAACAACAACGGCCTGAATTTCGGCCTCAACGACTCCACCGGCGTGATGATCCCCGTGGAAGTCGGCTATGAAACCAGCTTCGCCACCGACCCGTATCCGAAGCACCTGAAGATCGGCGGCTGGTACAACTCCGCGCCCTTCACCGATCCGGAGCTCAACACGAAGGGCCTGCATCGCGGCCTCTCCGGCGGCACGGCGCGCAGCTACGACGGTGGTCGCTACGGCCTCTACGTGCTTGCCGACAAGGTGGTGTGGAAGCCCGATCCGAACAGCAACACCCGCAACCTCGCGGTGTTCGCCTCGGCGACGGGTCCGATGGATAACGCGGAAAACTACACGCTGCAGGCGACCTCCGGCTTCCTCTGGACCGGCCTGTCGCGCGCCCGTCCCACCGACTCGCTTGGCCTGCAGGCCACGTGGTTCCGCTTCAGCAGGAAGGCGGTCGGCTACGAAGACGACCTGATCACGAAGAACAAGGGCGACGGCCACTTCAAGCGCGACGAACTGATGACCGAGCTTAACTACAGCTACAAGCTGTTCCCGGTGGTCAGCCTCGTGCCCAACCTGCAGTACATCGTCCATCCCGACGTACTCGGCAACACCGTCGGCGTGCGCCGCGTACCCGCCAACGCCATCGTCATCGGCCTGCGCGTGATGGTGAACATGGGCGGCCCCGGCAGCCAATAA
- a CDS encoding molybdenum cofactor guanylyltransferase, translated as MAARSGRGRMIGVILAGGLSSRMGEDKALLRIDGRTLLERTRAVLIAAGASDIVVSGERHGGVADRWPGKGPVGGIASVAAGLDDGELLIVPVDMPRLDSVLLAPLCAERRMHATRWAGHPLPMRLTLDTATRAALADLVEQGGRACSVSALQGRVGVATLSLDGADTRTLANCNTPDEWREANP; from the coding sequence GTGGCCGCTCGATCCGGCCGCGGCCGCATGATCGGCGTGATCCTCGCCGGCGGATTGTCTTCGCGGATGGGCGAAGACAAGGCACTGCTCCGCATCGACGGGCGTACCCTGCTGGAACGTACGCGCGCGGTGCTCATCGCGGCGGGTGCCAGCGACATCGTCGTCAGCGGGGAACGCCACGGCGGCGTGGCCGACCGCTGGCCCGGGAAGGGGCCGGTGGGCGGCATCGCGAGCGTGGCAGCCGGCCTGGACGATGGCGAACTGCTGATCGTCCCCGTCGACATGCCGCGCCTGGACAGCGTGCTGCTGGCCCCGTTGTGCGCCGAACGACGGATGCACGCCACGCGCTGGGCCGGCCATCCGTTGCCGATGCGCCTCACCCTCGACACCGCGACCCGCGCCGCGCTGGCCGACCTGGTCGAGCAGGGTGGGCGGGCCTGTTCCGTGTCGGCGCTGCAAGGCCGCGTCGGCGTCGCCACGCTCTCGCTCGACGGCGCCGATACGCGTACGCTGGCGAACTGCAACACTCCCGACGAATGGCGCGAGGCGAACCCATGA